The window GAAGAATTTATCGGCCCCCAGCATCTGCGCCGCCTCGAGCAGCCTCGGCGCGTCCACGCTTATCAGACTGTTTTTAATCCCCTGGTACATGTAGGGGAGTATTACCACGCAGTAGGTGAAGGTGAGCATGGCGATACGGTTCGAGAGGGGCGCGGGCGCTCCGGCGTAGAGGGAGAGGACGCTGACCGGCAGGATGACGCCCTGCACCGCATACGGTATGGTGCAGATTATCTGCAGGTATTTGTCGAGCCACGGCAGGTATACCACGACGACGTACATCGCAAGCAGGATCATCGCCGCGGCGGCGATGACGGGTACTATCGAGATGACGACCGTCCGCGCGAGCGCCTGCCAGAAGGCGGCGTCCCTGAAGATCACGGCGTAGTATTTAAGCGTAAAGCCCTTCGGCAGCACGTCCATCCATTCGGTGAAGAGGGAGTAGACGAGCGTCATGAATAGCGGTATCAGCAGATAGAGCACAATGGCCCAGAGGATTATGGAGCTGCCCTTTCCGCCTCTCATCTCAGCCCCTCCCGCCTCTCTTTTTAAGTATCATGCCGTTCGCGGCGATCGTCGCCACCATCATCAGCATGAGCACGACGGCAAGCGCGGAGCCGAACTCCTTACGCTGCACGACGTCGCCGACAAACTGCTCCGATATCCTTATCGGCAGCAGCTGGAAGTTGTTCTGCATCAGCGCGTAGGCCGTCGCGAAGGCGGCGATCGCGTTCGCGAAGAGGATGCTGAAGGTCCCGAGCAGACTCGGAAGCAGGTTCGGCAGGCCGACCCGCAGCCAGAATGCCGCCGCGCCGCCGCCAAGGAGCGCCGCCGCCTCGCGCCACTCCTTTTTGAGCGCGTCGAAGGCGGGGATCAGAAGCAGCGTCGCGAGCGGGATCTGGAAGTAGATGTAGCAGAGCAGCAGCCCCCTGATGCTGTAAATGTTGAAGTTCGCAAGCGCCTCGATGCCGTGGTTTTTGCCGAACATCACGAGCACGCCGACGTTGCCGAAGAGGATTATGTATGAAAAGGCAAGCGGGATGCCAGAGAAATTCGAGGTCATGTTCAGCACGCTGAGGAATATGTTCTTCGTCCCCGGCTTCGCCTCGCGACAGCTTTTCGCGCCCCAGAAGGCGGCAAAGAGGCCGATAAGCGACGAGGCGGCCGCCACCCAGAGGCTGTTCATCACCGCGACGCGATAGAGCCTTTTAGTGAAAATCGAGGCGTAGTGCGTGAGGGTGAGGCCGCCGCCGTTCTCCTCCATGAAGCTCCGCATGACGACGCCCGCCACCGGCATCAGCTCGAAGAGCAGCACCACGGCGGCGAAGGGAAGCAGCGCGGCAAGGTAGGTCTTTTTGCTGTTATTCAAGAGTTTCTCTCCAATCGTCGTAAAAAAGAGGGAGCCCGCGGAATAGCAGCGGCCTCCCTTTATCATCAGCGCTCTACTTCGCGTAGGCCATTACCTCTTCCTGCCATTTTGTCCCCAGACTCTTGGCCGCCTCTTCCCAGGCCTTGAAGTCCGAGATGGGGCGCGCCTTCGCGTACTGTTCCGACGGGAGCATCTTAGCCTTTACGTCGTCGGGAAGCTCCACACTGCCTCTGATCGGCGTCGCGTAGCCGCGCGCGAGGTTTATCTGACCGGCGTCGCTGAGGATGTATTCACGCGTGAAGGCCGCGGCGTGCGGGCGTTTCGTGTAGGCGTTGATTATCGTCGCGTAGCCGCTCTGCACGGAGCCGTCGGCGGGGATGCAGACGTCATATTCCGCTTCGGGGTTGTTTGCCTTGAACTGGTCACGGTAGCCGAGCGCGTTGTAGTCCCAGACGAAGTAGCAGGCTATCTCGCCCTTTTCGAGGCGCGCGACGTTGGGCTCGCCCATGTCGATGCGTCCCTGCTCGGCGAGTTTCCTGAAGAAGTCGAAGCCCGGCTGGAGGTTGGTCTCCGAGCCGCCGTTGGCGATCGCCGCCGCAAGCAGCGCGCACTGAGCCTGCGTCGCCTGCGCGACGTTGCCTGGGGTCACCATATATTCGCCCTCGAGGATGTCGGCGAATGATTTCGGCGGGTTGGGAACGAGTTTCCTGTTGGTGATGACGGCGATGGTCCCGTAGTAGCCGATCAGCCAGTCGCCGTTGTCGTCCTTCGCCCATTCGGGAATCTCGTCCCAGTAGCTCGTCTTGTAGGGAAGCGTGAGCCCTTTGCTCTCCGCGAGCGGTCCGAAGGACTGCCCCACGTCGCCGATGTCCTTCGTGGCGTTTTCTTTCTCCGCCTCGAAGATCGCCAGCTCCTCCGCCGAGGACATGTCCACGTCGGCGTGCTCGATACCGAATTTATCCTTGAGGTCCGTCCAGGTCCCTACCCAGTTCGCCCATGAGTCGGGCATACCGACAGATTCCACCCGGCCCTCTTCCTGCGCCTTTTTCTGAAGTTCCGCGACGGTGAGGCTGTTGAGGTCAACCTTGCCGGCGCTCTCTTTGCCCGGCTGCATCTGCGTAAAGGCGAATACCGCGATAATTACGACGGCAACCGCCGCTCCGATCATAACTTTCCTGTTCAAAATAATTTCTCCTTTTCCCATATGTTTTCCAAAGCAGTTTTATTATAAAAAACGGGAGTAAAGGAAAGGTTTTATAAACGCAACGAAAATGTAAGCGTAAAAAAAAGAGGCCGCGCGGCCTCTTTTCATCAAATTAAATGAGGATAAGAAAAAGCCGGAGACTGGTGTCTCCGGCTTTTGTATCTGCTTATTGAGCTGTGGGTTTTGCCGCCGGACTTAGTAGTCCATGCCGCCCATTCCACCCATGCCGCCCATTCCACCGGCCATGTCGCCGAGGGTGTCTTTCTTCTCGGGCTTGTCGGCAACGACGGCGTCCGTGGTGAGGATCATCGCCGCGATCGAGGATGCGTTCTGGAGAGCCGAGCGGGTGACCTTCACGGGGTCGATGATGCCCGCTTCGATCATGTCGACATATTCGCCGGTCGTCGCGTCAAGGCCCTGTCCCTCTTTGAGGGTCTTGACCTTTTCGATGATGACGTCGCCCTGCATGCCGCTGTTGTGGGCGATGAGGTAGAGGGGCTCGGTGAGCGCCTTGCGTACGATCTGCGCTCCGGTACGGAGGTCGCCCTCAAGTTTCGCGATCTCTTTGTCAAGAACCTTCGTGCAGCCGACGAGCGCCACTCCGCCGCCGGGGACGATGCCCTCTTCAACCGCGGCGCGCGTTGAGTTGAGCGCGTCCTCTATGCGGAGCTTGAGTTCCTTCTGCTCCGTCTCCGTCGCGGCTCCGACCTGGATGACCGCTACGCCGCCGACAAGTTTCGCGAGACGCTCCTGGAGCTTCTCTTTGTCGTACTCCGAGGTGGAGTCGGCGAGTTCCTTCTTGATCTGCGCGGCGCGGTCCTTAATGGCCGTGGAATCTCCCGCGCCCTCGACGATCGTCGTGTCTTCTTTGGTGACCTTTATCTTCTTCGCGTGGCCAAGGTCTGCGACGTCGGCGCTGTCAAGCTTGCGTCCGACCTCTTCGCTGATGACCGTCGCGCCGGTCACGGTGGCGATATCCTGGAGCATCGCCTTTCTGCGGTCGCCGAAGCCGGGGGCCTTGACGGCTACGACCTGGAGTATTCCGCGGAGCTTGTTGACGACGAGTGTCGCCAGCGCTTCGCCCTCGACGTCCTCGGCGATGATGAGGAGCGGCTTCGCAAGCTGGACGCTCTTTTCAAGGACGGGGAGCATATCTTTCACGTTTGAGATCTTTCCGTCGACGATGAGGATGTTCGCGTCGTCGAGTACGGCTTCCATACGGTCGGGGTTCGTGATCATGTAGGGGCTGAGGTAGCCCTTGTCGAACTGGAGTCCCTCGACGGTCTCCAGCGTCGTGCCGAGGCTCTTGCTGTCTTCAACGGTGATGACGCCCTCTTCGCCGACCTTCTCCATCGCTTCGGCGATGAGCTCTCCGACCTTCTTGTCGTTGGCGGAGATGGCGGCTACCTGCGCGGTCTTCTTGTGTCCCTTGACGGGCGAAGCCTGCTTCTTGAGCTCTTCAACGACGACCGCGGTCGCGTCTTCCATACCCTTGCGGAGCTGCATGCCGTTCGCGCCGGCCGCTACGTTCTTGATTCCCTCGCGGATCATCGCGCGGGCGAGCACCGTGGCCGTCGTGGTACCGTCACCGGCTACGTCGTTGGTCTTAGAGGCTACCTCTTTGATGAGCTGGGCGCCCATATTCTCGAACGGATCTTCGAGCTCGATCTCCTTCGCGATCGTCACGCCGTCGTTGGTGATGGTCGGCGAGCCGAACTTCTTCTCCAGGACGACGTTGCGTCCCTTGGGGCCAAGGGTGATTCCTACGGTATCCGCGACTTTATTGATTCCGCGCTCCATTGAGCGGCGTGCGTCTTCTCTGAAAAGCAGTGTCTTTGCCATAATCTTTATTCCTCCCGTTTATCTATCTGTCTTAATTACTTCTCGACTACCGCGAGAACGTCTCTTTCACCGATAATGAGGTATGTCTCGTCGTCGACCTTGACTTCGGTTCCTGAATATTTGCTGTAGATGACCTTGTCGTCAACTTTGACTTCCATCGGCTGACGTGAGCCGTTGTCAAGAACCTTACCGGCTCCGACCGCCACGACGATCCCTTCGACGGGCTTCTCTTTCACTGTATCCGGAAGCACGAGGCCTCCCTTTGTCTTCTCTTCGTTCGGCGCTGCCTTTACTACGATTCTGTCTCCAAGTGGCTTAAGTTTCATTAAGAGATCCCTCCTGTAATTTTTAAAGCGGTTTTTCGTGTTAGCACTCACTTTCGTTGAGTGCTAATTTTCTTTACGCCTGAAATTTTAATGACTGCCGGCGCTTTTCTCAAATATGATTATAGCCAAATATTTTTTATTTCACTCTGTAATATTGCTTTATCTTCGATTTACTCAATTATTCATAAAAACTTTTGACTTAATTAAATCTTACGGATAATTACTTAATCCGTGATGGTTTTATGTCAAGTTTTCGTATTTTTATTACAGCCGCGGCCCATGCCGCTCTCTTTTTTCAATTATGCAGCTCTTGCGGCTGATATAGGAATTATCCGGCGACGTGAACAACGAATTACAGCAATATGTCTCTCCGGGATTCCTTTTTATGGTAAACGCGTACGATATCTCAAGCGGTTCAAACGACCTGTACTGATAAAACATGTAATCGGCCTTTATTTTGCTGCGCGCGTTTGCGTGTCTCTGTATTTTGAGTTTTTCAAGAGGCAGTTCCAGAAAATTTTCGAGGTCTGTCAACAGAGATATTCGGCTCTCTATGTCGTATGGGACCGGCATATTACTCTTTTGGGCCGTTTTCCAAAGGTCGCTGTATAGAATCCGTCCCCGCAGGGCATCCTCAAAAAATCTTTTCTTGTCTCTGTACATGTTGCCCGCCAGATAATGGATTCCGCTGAGATGCAAAAAATCACCGGCGGCAAAATTCAGGATTATTTCTGATTTACAGCCCTTATCTACAATGAAGAAAGAATATGATATTGACAAAAGTCTATTAAATGCTTCTGCGGCCCGAGATAAGATATCCATAAGAACACTCCTTAAAGCCTCTGCATTTATAATAACAAAGGCTCCGCATATATGCGAAGCCTTCGGCACTTTCCTTTTTGGATAAAAATCCTATCCGGCTTGTGGTTATGTGCGAACCCATTAAAGCTACAAGCAGAACCGAACGCCGGCACGACCCTGCATATCAACGCTCCACGGGAAAACCCGCTCTTAACTGGCTTTATTATACCATAAGATGAATCCGACGCCCATCATCTTTGAGAAAGTCAAAGATACCTCTTCCGGCCTTTAAATTAAAACATTACCTTTCTTACCGCCGGTTCCGCGGAGGCGATGAGGCGTCCCCTGTTGTATGAATAGAGTATCTCGCCCTTTTTGTTGAGCGCGTTGTAGAAGTTGTCACCGTCAAGGACGATGAAGCTCGCGGGGTTTCCCTCGCGGATGCCGTAGCTTTCACCGAGATGGAGCGTCTTCGCCGCGTTGTGGGTACAGAGGCGGTATGAATCCATTATCTCCTGATAGCCCATCATCTGGCAGACGTGCAGCCCCATGTGGATGACGTCGCGCATGTTGCCGCTGCCGAGCGGATACCAGGGGTCAAAGATGTCGTCGTGGCCAAAGGAGACGTTGTTGCCGTTGGCGAGCAGCTCCTTGACGCGCGTCACACCGCGGCGTTTGGGATAGGTGTCGAAGCGCCCCTGCAAATGCGTATTAACGAGCGGGTTGCAGACAAAGTTTATGTCGCTCATGCGCAGGAGGCGGAAGAGTTTGCCGCAGTAGGCGTTGTTGTAGCTGTGCATTGCCGTCGTGTGGCTGGCCGTCACCATGTCCTTCATGCCGCTTTCAAGGGCGCGGCAGGCGAGCACTTCAAGCCCCTTCGACTGTTCGTCGTCTATCTCGTCGCAGTGGACGTCGACGAGGCGGCCATATTTTTCCGCGAGCTTCACGCAGAAGTCGACCGACTCGACGGCGTATTCGCGGGTAAATTCAAAATGCGGGATCGCGCCGACGCAGTCGGCCCCCATCTTAACCGCGTTTTCCATCAGCGTCTCGCCGTTGGGATAGCTTTTTATCCCCTCCTGCGGGAAGGCGACTATCTGGATGTCGACGTAGTCTTTAAGCTCTTCTTTGAGTTCGAGCATCCCCTCCATAGCCACCAGCGAGGGGTCGGTCACGTCGACGTGGGTGCGGACGAACTGCACGCCGTTCGCGGCCTGCATCTGCACGGCGCGGCGCGCGCGCTCCTTGACGTCGTTCTTTGAAAGTTTTTCTTTGCGTTTGCTCCAGCATTCGATGCCTTCAAAGAGCGTCCCCGATATGTTCCAGACGGGATCGCCGGCGGTGAGGCAGGTATCTAGGTGGACGTGGCTCTCGATGAAGGGCGGCAGCGCCATCTTTCCCGTGCAGTCGACGACCTCTTCCCCGCCGCGCGCGGCAAGACCGGCCTTTATCTCTTCAAATTTGCCGTCCGTAACGCGGATGTCTTTCGCCTCTGTGGAATTTTCAATAAATATGTTTTTTATCAGCATCAGAAATCATTCCTTCCGTGATATTTTTCGTTTTTTTAGCTCTTTTTCGCGGTCAGGCGGTCGAGGACGAGAAATACCAGCGCCGCCGCGGCCAGCGAGTTGACGGGCTTTATGCCGCAGGTGACGAAGATGCCGACCAGCGATCCCGCCGCCACCGCTAGGACGCCAGCCAGATTGACCGCGGGACCGTTTACGGCGGGTTTGTAGTATTCATCTTTATGCAGGAAGTAGTGAAGGATGAGCACCGCACCGACGGGGGGAATCATGCCGGAGAGCAGGTTCAGCATCCCGACGAAGTTATAGTAGAGCCAGACTGCGGTCAGGGTTCCCGCCGCGCCACTGAGCAGAACGAGGGGCTTGTTTGGTATCTTGGTGATGTTCGAGACGCCGAGACCCGCCGTATAGAGCGCGTTGTTGTTGGTGGTCCAGATGTTCAGCCCGAGGGTGAGGATCGCGGGTATGGCCAGCCCCTGAAGAATCAGGATGTCAAAGATGTCGGCGACGCCTGTCACCGCTCCGCCGACCGCGCCGAAGATCATCATGACGGAGTTGCCGACAAAGAAGGCGACGACGGTGGCAAGGACCGCCACGCGCGGCGTCTTGGAGAAGCGGGTAAAGTTCGGCGTCGCGGTGCCGCCGGAGATGAAGGAGCCGACGACAATGGCGATGCCCGTCGCGAGGCTGATCGGTTTCTGTGGTATCTGGGCAAATACGTTCATGAAGCCGCCGACCTTATCCACCCCCCAGCCGACCGAGTAGAGGCCGAGAACGGCGATCAGCGGAACGGCGATCGAGCCAAGTACCGCGAGCGCCCTGATCCCCAGGTAGGCGGTGGCCGTCATTACCGTTCCCGTGATGATTATGAGCGCCCAGACGGGAATCCGGCCGCCGGTCAGCCCGGATACGGGGATCGCGAACATCGCGACGCCGACGCCGAACCAGCCGATCTGCGTGAAGCTGATGAGCGCGGAGGGCAGGTAGGAGCCCTTTTCGCCAAAGGAACGGTGGGCCATCAGGTCGAGCGTGAGCCCCGTCTTCTGTCCGATGTACCCCAGCAGGCCGCAGTAGACGCCGAGGAAGGCGTTGCCCAGGATCATCGCGAGGAGGAATCCGTTGAGCGTAAGCCCGATGCCGAGGTTGCCGCCCGCGGTCATGCTCGGCGAGAAGAAGGTGAAGCCCACGAGGACAACCATCGCCGCCCAGAGTCCCTGCACCTTTTTCGCGGCAGGCACCGCGGAGAGAGAGCACTCGCTGTCCGCAATCACTTTTTTCGCTGTCGTCTGTTCACTCATAAAAAACTCTCCGTTTCAAATATAAACTATGCAACCGGTTACACAAACCTCGGACTATTATATTACGCGAAGCCGTTTTTTTGTAGCCTCAAATCGGTGCGGATAAAAACCGTATGCGTCATAATTTGCCCCCTGAGCGTCCAGTGCCGTGTGGATATACGGCTTTCGGTTCTCAGGGGGCAGGTTATATTTAGCCCGCGGCGCTTATTCGCACCGATTTATCTGTTTGAAAGATTTTGTTTTATCCGCCATGACGGATTTACGCAGGTGTTCCGCCGTCAATGTTTCACAGGCGCGGCATTATCGTCTCCTCAAAGAATTTATACGCGGTCTCCGGCGAAACATTGTAGACGGTCCCGTCCACGTCTACGGAGACGTCGTTCTGGCACTGCCCCATGCAGAATGAGCCGCTGATCTCTATTTTGTCGTGCAGTCCCCGCGCTTCGATCTCATGCTGAAAGAGCTGGAGCACGTTGTAGGCTCCCTTGAGGTAGCAGGAGGTCCCGATACATATTCTCACTATGGCCATGACTATGCCTCCTTCGCGTGGTAGTGTACGTGGAGCAGCTCGTGGACGCGCCCCTTCAGCAGCCCGCTGTAGAGCGAAAGCATGAGCGGGTTCTCCTCCGAACGTTTGATGCTCGACATCTTGTCCGCCGAGTAGAGTCCCTTGGCGCGGCTCACTTTGCCTTCGCGGAGGATGAAGGGCTGTCCAGCGCCGCAGACACAGCCGCCGGGGCAGGCCATGACCTCCACAAAGTCGTAGTGTTCGCCCTCCTTGATGCGTTTTATCAGCTCATGGGCGTTTCCAAGGCCGCTGACCACCGCAATCTTAAGCTCCCTGTCCCCGTATTTCACCGTCGCCACTTTGATTCCCTCGCCGCCGCGCACACCTTTAAAGGCGATCGTACGGAGCGCCGCCGCCGATTTGTCAGAGATTACCCGGCGCAGTACCGCCTCGGTGACGCCGCCTGTGACTCCGAAGATGACGCCAGCGCCGCTCATCGTGCCGAAGGGCATGTCGACCGCCTCCGGCTCAAGCTCTGAGAATACGATGCCGGACTCTTTTATCATCTGAATGAGCTCCTGCGTGGTGATTACGTAGTCAACGTCGGGTCCCAGCTCGCCGCGGAATTCCTCGCGCGCCGCCTCCGCCTTTTTCGCCGTGCAGGGCATGACCGCCACATGTACATGCTTTCTCGGCGAATGTTTGTGGTGTTCCTTAATCACCGCGGCGAACATCTGCATCGGCGAGCGGCAGGTGGAGAGGTTTTTAACCACTTCCGGCTCGTTCTTTTCCGCGTAGCTGACCCAGGCGGGACAGCAGGAGGTGAAGAGCGGCATCTCGTGTTCGCCCTTGCCGAGACGCGCGAGAAACTCCGCCGATTCTTCAAGCACCGTGAGGTCCGCGCCCGTCGAGGTGTCAAATACCTCGTTGAAGCCCATCCGGCGCAGCGCCGCGACGATGAGCCCCATCGCGTTTTCGCCGTCGCCGATGCCAAGCTCTTTGCCGAGCGCGACGCGCACCGCGGGGGCTATCTGCACGGAGACGCGCGTCTCTTTTTCGTCGAGCGCCTTCCAGACCCGCGCGCTGTCGTTCTTTATCACGATCGCGCCCGTCGGGCAGACGGCGGCGCACTGGCCGCAGCCGACGCAGACGCTTTCGCAGATGGGGATGTCAAAGACGGTGCTGATCGTCATTTTTGAGCCGCGCCCCGCGAAGTCGATCGCGCCGACCTGCTGTATTTCGTTGCACATTCTCACGCAGTCGCCGCAGAGGATGCACTTGTTGTGGTCGCGCGTGATACAGAGCGACGACTCGTCGCGGCGGGGCGTCTCCGCTCCGTTCGGGAAACGCACGCCCTCGATGTTGAAGCGCATCGCGAGGTCCTGTAATTTGCATTTGCCGTTATTGTTGCAGGTGGTGCAGTCGCGGCAGTGGTCGGCGAGCAGAAGTTCAAGGATCATCTTGCGGTATTTGCGGAGACGGCCGGTGTTCGTCCATATCTCCATACCCTCTTTGGGCGGGGTCGAGCAGGCCGCGTCAAGACCGCCCCATTTATTCTCCACCATGCACATGCGGCAGGCGCCGTAGATGGAGAGCTCCGAATAGTAGCAGAAGGTCGGAAGCTTGATACCAGCCTTGCGGATAACCTCAAGGATATTCTTTTCGTCCTCTATTTCAACGGGGAGCCCGTCTATCATCATATATTTTTTCGTATCCATCTCACTAGACCTCCTTGACTGCGTGGAAGGGGCATGCGGTGACGCACGCGCCGCATTTGATGCACTTATCTTTGTCGATCGTGAAGGGTTCTTTTATCTTGCCGCTGATGGCCTCGGTGGGACAGCCGCGCGCGCACTTGGAACAGCCTTTGCAGAGCGCGGGATCTATCTCGAAGCTCTTTAGCTTCGCACAGGCGCCGACGGGACAGTATTTTTTATTGATATGCGCCTCGTATTCCTCACGGAAATTTTTGATGGTGCTCACCACGGGAAGGGCGGCGGTCTTTCCGAGCCCGCAGAGCGCGGTGTGCGAGATCATGTCGGCAAGCTCGAGCAGCAGTTCGATGTCACCCTCTCGCCCCTCGCCGGCGACGATACGCTCAAGAATGGCAAGCATCTGTTTCGTGCCGCCGCGGCAGGGAACGCACTTGCCGCAGGACTCGTTCTGCGTGAAGTTCATAAAGAAGCGCGCCACCTCGACCATGCAGGTCTTGCTGTCCATGACGACGAGGCCGCCGGAGCCGATCATCGCCCCCGCCGCCGTCAGCGAATCAAAGTCGAGGGGCAGGTCAAGGTCCTTTGCCGTGAGGCAGCCGCCTGAGGGTCCGCCGATCTGTACCGCCTTGAAATCCGCGCCGCCGCGCATGCCGCCGCCGACCTCGAAGACGATCTCGCGCAGCGTCGTGCCCATCGGCACCTCTATCAGTCCGGTGTTTTCAATATTTCCCGTCAGCGCGAAGGCCTTCGTTCCCGGGCTCTTTTCAGGGCCGAGCTCCTTGTTCCACGCCACGCCCTTATTGATGATAAGCGGCACGTTGGCAAAGGTCTCAACGTTGTTGAGCACCGTCGGGCTGTCAAAGAGGCCATGCTCCACGGTACGCGGCGGCTTGACGCGCGGCATGCCGCGCTTACCCTCGATGGAGGCGGTCAGAGCGCTGCCCTCGCCGCAGACGAACGCGCCCGCGCCGCGGTTTATGTGCATATGGAAGGAGAAGCCGCTGCCGAGGATGTCGTCGCCGAGGAGCCCCAACTCCTCCGCCTGCGCGATCGCGGTGCGCAGCCGCGAGACCGCCATCGGATATTCGGCGCGCACGTAGATGTAGCCGTTCTGCGCTCCGCAGGCGAGTCCGGCGATCATCATGCCCTCCAGCATGCGGTGCGGGTCTCCCTCCATGATGCTTCTGTCCATAAAGGCTCCGGGGTCGCCCTCGTCGCCGTTGCAGACGATATATTTTTGCGCCGCCTTCTGGCGTTTTACCTGGCTCCATTTACGGCCTGTGGGAAATCCGCCGCCGCCGCGCCCGCGAAGGTTTGATTCCTCAATCATTCCGACAATTTCGTCGCCGTCCATATCGAAGAGAGCGCGCTCAAAGGCCGAATAGCCGCCGATCGCGAGATATTCTTTGATGGAGGTGGCGTCGATGTGGCCGCAGTGCTCGAGGACATGGCGCGTCTG is drawn from Cloacibacillus porcorum and contains these coding sequences:
- a CDS encoding ABC transporter permease translates to MRGGKGSSIILWAIVLYLLIPLFMTLVYSLFTEWMDVLPKGFTLKYYAVIFRDAAFWQALARTVVISIVPVIAAAAMILLAMYVVVVYLPWLDKYLQIICTIPYAVQGVILPVSVLSLYAGAPAPLSNRIAMLTFTYCVVILPYMYQGIKNSLISVDAPRLLEAAQMLGADKFFAFFRIIVPCMLSGVVISSMLSVALIFGDFVIVNTIGGSYYSTAQMYLLKKMFISGQVTSAVIIVLFVVTLAISAAVFWLKSKTVEIGAKEGKKA
- a CDS encoding ABC transporter permease, with the translated sequence MNNSKKTYLAALLPFAAVVLLFELMPVAGVVMRSFMEENGGGLTLTHYASIFTKRLYRVAVMNSLWVAAASSLIGLFAAFWGAKSCREAKPGTKNIFLSVLNMTSNFSGIPLAFSYIILFGNVGVLVMFGKNHGIEALANFNIYSIRGLLLCYIYFQIPLATLLLIPAFDALKKEWREAAALLGGGAAAFWLRVGLPNLLPSLLGTFSILFANAIAAFATAYALMQNNFQLLPIRISEQFVGDVVQRKEFGSALAVVLMLMMVATIAANGMILKKRGGRG
- a CDS encoding ABC transporter substrate-binding protein — translated: MNRKVMIGAAVAVVIIAVFAFTQMQPGKESAGKVDLNSLTVAELQKKAQEEGRVESVGMPDSWANWVGTWTDLKDKFGIEHADVDMSSAEELAIFEAEKENATKDIGDVGQSFGPLAESKGLTLPYKTSYWDEIPEWAKDDNGDWLIGYYGTIAVITNRKLVPNPPKSFADILEGEYMVTPGNVAQATQAQCALLAAAIANGGSETNLQPGFDFFRKLAEQGRIDMGEPNVARLEKGEIACYFVWDYNALGYRDQFKANNPEAEYDVCIPADGSVQSGYATIINAYTKRPHAAAFTREYILSDAGQINLARGYATPIRGSVELPDDVKAKMLPSEQYAKARPISDFKAWEEAAKSLGTKWQEEVMAYAK
- the groL gene encoding chaperonin GroEL (60 kDa chaperone family; promotes refolding of misfolded polypeptides especially under stressful conditions; forms two stacked rings of heptamers to form a barrel-shaped 14mer; ends can be capped by GroES; misfolded proteins enter the barrel where they are refolded when GroES binds), which produces MAKTLLFREDARRSMERGINKVADTVGITLGPKGRNVVLEKKFGSPTITNDGVTIAKEIELEDPFENMGAQLIKEVASKTNDVAGDGTTTATVLARAMIREGIKNVAAGANGMQLRKGMEDATAVVVEELKKQASPVKGHKKTAQVAAISANDKKVGELIAEAMEKVGEEGVITVEDSKSLGTTLETVEGLQFDKGYLSPYMITNPDRMEAVLDDANILIVDGKISNVKDMLPVLEKSVQLAKPLLIIAEDVEGEALATLVVNKLRGILQVVAVKAPGFGDRRKAMLQDIATVTGATVISEEVGRKLDSADVADLGHAKKIKVTKEDTTIVEGAGDSTAIKDRAAQIKKELADSTSEYDKEKLQERLAKLVGGVAVIQVGAATETEQKELKLRIEDALNSTRAAVEEGIVPGGGVALVGCTKVLDKEIAKLEGDLRTGAQIVRKALTEPLYLIAHNSGMQGDVIIEKVKTLKEGQGLDATTGEYVDMIEAGIIDPVKVTRSALQNASSIAAMILTTDAVVADKPEKKDTLGDMAGGMGGMGGMGGMDY
- the groES gene encoding co-chaperone GroES, producing the protein MKLKPLGDRIVVKAAPNEEKTKGGLVLPDTVKEKPVEGIVVAVGAGKVLDNGSRQPMEVKVDDKVIYSKYSGTEVKVDDETYLIIGERDVLAVVEK
- a CDS encoding PBECR4 domain-containing protein; amino-acid sequence: MDILSRAAEAFNRLLSISYSFFIVDKGCKSEIILNFAAGDFLHLSGIHYLAGNMYRDKKRFFEDALRGRILYSDLWKTAQKSNMPVPYDIESRISLLTDLENFLELPLEKLKIQRHANARSKIKADYMFYQYRSFEPLEISYAFTIKRNPGETYCCNSLFTSPDNSYISRKSCIIEKRERHGPRL
- the codA gene encoding cytosine deaminase — protein: MLIKNIFIENSTEAKDIRVTDGKFEEIKAGLAARGGEEVVDCTGKMALPPFIESHVHLDTCLTAGDPVWNISGTLFEGIECWSKRKEKLSKNDVKERARRAVQMQAANGVQFVRTHVDVTDPSLVAMEGMLELKEELKDYVDIQIVAFPQEGIKSYPNGETLMENAVKMGADCVGAIPHFEFTREYAVESVDFCVKLAEKYGRLVDVHCDEIDDEQSKGLEVLACRALESGMKDMVTASHTTAMHSYNNAYCGKLFRLLRMSDINFVCNPLVNTHLQGRFDTYPKRRGVTRVKELLANGNNVSFGHDDIFDPWYPLGSGNMRDVIHMGLHVCQMMGYQEIMDSYRLCTHNAAKTLHLGESYGIREGNPASFIVLDGDNFYNALNKKGEILYSYNRGRLIASAEPAVRKVMF
- the codB gene encoding cytosine permease, producing the protein MSEQTTAKKVIADSECSLSAVPAAKKVQGLWAAMVVLVGFTFFSPSMTAGGNLGIGLTLNGFLLAMILGNAFLGVYCGLLGYIGQKTGLTLDLMAHRSFGEKGSYLPSALISFTQIGWFGVGVAMFAIPVSGLTGGRIPVWALIIITGTVMTATAYLGIRALAVLGSIAVPLIAVLGLYSVGWGVDKVGGFMNVFAQIPQKPISLATGIAIVVGSFISGGTATPNFTRFSKTPRVAVLATVVAFFVGNSVMMIFGAVGGAVTGVADIFDILILQGLAIPAILTLGLNIWTTNNNALYTAGLGVSNITKIPNKPLVLLSGAAGTLTAVWLYYNFVGMLNLLSGMIPPVGAVLILHYFLHKDEYYKPAVNGPAVNLAGVLAVAAGSLVGIFVTCGIKPVNSLAAAALVFLVLDRLTAKKS
- a CDS encoding (2Fe-2S) ferredoxin domain-containing protein yields the protein MAIVRICIGTSCYLKGAYNVLQLFQHEIEARGLHDKIEISGSFCMGQCQNDVSVDVDGTVYNVSPETAYKFFEETIMPRL